The Corynebacterium minutissimum genome includes the window TGATCATCGGAGTCGACGCCAAGGTCATGAAGATGTTGGAGTAGGACTTCGCGTGCACCGACTCCATAAAAGCGATGTTGGTGAGGACGGCCTCTTCGTGCGGCGTGACGGCGTCGGGAAGCAGCGATACCGCACCCACGGTGCCCTGGATGGTATCCAAGAGCGTCAGACCGGTGAAGACACGCATGGTGGTCTCCTGTTCCTTCTCCGTCAGCGTCTTCCAGCTGGGGATGTCATTAGACACCGGAACCTTTTCCGGGAGCCAGAAGTTACCCGTGAGACGGTCCCACACCTCGGAATCTTTCTCATCCGGGACGGTATTCCAGTTGACCGCCTTCACCGGAGCCTCGTGGCTGGCGATGTAGTCGTCATACTCGTGAGACACGCGCGTTACCTCGTCTTTCTAGTCTGAGTGTTCCTGTGACCATCGTACCCACTTGGCCTGCATTCCGGTAAGTGTCGCTACTCCCCATGCATCCAGTAGCGACAACGGGCTAATTTATACTGGCGTTTTATGTGTTCCGAGTTCGCGTTACCCACGCAGGGGGAGGTATTGGCATCGTGGCGACTACGCAAGAGCCCCACACTCCGCTGCTAAGCACCGTGCTGGACACCATGGGATCAGACATCGTCAGCGGCACCCTCCCCGCTGGTGAACGTTTTACCCTGAACGATATTTGTCAGCGCTTTGATATCTCACGCACGGTTGCCCGCGAAGCGATGCGCGCTCTTGAGCAACTGGGCATGGTGGCGTCCTCGCGGCGCGTCGGCATTACGGTGCTGCCGATTAGCGAGTGGGCCGTCTACGATTCCTCCATCATCACGTGGCGCCTGAACTCGGAGAAGTCGCGGGACGGGCAGCGCAGTTCCCTCAATGAGCTGCGCCTGGCCATCGAACCTACTGCAGCGTCCCTTGCAGCTCAGCATGGTTCACAGGCAGACAAGGAGGAGATCCTCGAGCTGGCACAGCGCTTGCATGCTTTTGAGGACACGCCCGCGCGGCGAGTCGGCGAGCAACTCGCAACCGACCTGCGCTTCCACACCATGGTGCTGCATGCATCGGGCAATGAGATGTTTGCGGCATTAAGCCCGTTCCTTTTATCCATGGTGCGCGGACGCTCGGTGTTTGGCTCGCGCAAGCGCAACCCCACTGCGGGAACGGCCCGCCTCCACCTGGATTTAGCGCACGCAATCCATAGTGGTGACGCGAACGAGGCAGAAAAAATCGCACGCGCCATCCTCACGGAGGCACGTGCGAAAGAGACCTAACTCA containing:
- a CDS encoding FadR/GntR family transcriptional regulator, giving the protein MGSDIVSGTLPAGERFTLNDICQRFDISRTVAREAMRALEQLGMVASSRRVGITVLPISEWAVYDSSIITWRLNSEKSRDGQRSSLNELRLAIEPTAASLAAQHGSQADKEEILELAQRLHAFEDTPARRVGEQLATDLRFHTMVLHASGNEMFAALSPFLLSMVRGRSVFGSRKRNPTAGTARLHLDLAHAIHSGDANEAEKIARAILTEARAKET